The Candidatus Methylomirabilis sp. region GAACTATGAACCGTAAACCATCTACCCCTGGCGCTGTTTGTGCCGAGGATTTTCGCACACAACCCGCAGCACCCTTTTTCGTCGAACGACCTTACACTTCTCGCACATCGGCTTGACTGACGCCCGAACCTTCATG contains the following coding sequences:
- the rpmJ gene encoding 50S ribosomal protein L36, coding for MKVRASVKPMCEKCKVVRRKRVLRVVCENPRHKQRQG